The Toxorhynchites rutilus septentrionalis strain SRP chromosome 3, ASM2978413v1, whole genome shotgun sequence genome includes a region encoding these proteins:
- the LOC129773327 gene encoding uncharacterized protein LOC129773327, with protein MCRDEEGNLITSEREVVERWQQFFDKHLNGEITDGGVMEIYLGVPSNDNDVPAPDLQEIQREIGLLKANRAAGKDRLPAELYMNTVKIYWQRHFIGTVTVDGDELEVVDEFVYLGYLITADNNTPEEIQRRIQAGNRAYFALRKTLRSRRIGRRTKLTVYKTLIRPVVLYGLETVTLLTEDIRSLAVFERKVLRTIFGGVQTESGEWRRRMNHELQALLGEIPIVRLAKVGRLRWAGHVARMPDDSAVKSVLFNDSAGTRSKGAQRARWLDQIEADLRVTGRLRNWRRVAQDRVDCRRIIETARVTTTLN; from the exons ATGTGTAGGGACGAGGAAGGAAACCTGATTACAAGCGAGCGCGAGGTGGTCGAGAGATGGCAGCAGTTCTTCGATAAGCACCTCAATGGCGAGATAACAGATGGAGGCGTAATGGAAATCTACCTGGGAGTGCCTTCAAACGATAATGATGTCCCAGCCCCCGACCTCCAGGAGATCCAGCGAGAAATCGGGCTGCTGAAGGCAAATAGAGCCGCTGGAAAAGACCGACTTCCGGCTGAACTCTATATGAACACGGTAAAAATATACTGGCAACGGCACTTCATTGG GACAGTGACAGTGGACGGCGATGAACTGGAAGTGGTTGATGAATTCGTGTACTTGGGATATCTGATCACCGCCGACAACAATACCCCGGAAGAGATCCAACGACGCATTCAAGCTGGAAATCGTGCATACTTTGCGCTCCGCAAGACGCTTCGGTCGAGGAGAATAGGGCGTCGCACAAAGCTAACGGTATACAAAACCTTAATAAGACCAGTGGTCCTTTATGGACTCGAGACTGTGACGCTGCTCACGGAGGACATACGCTCTCTGGCCGTCTTTGAGCGGAAAGTGCTGCGGACTATTTTTGGTGGAGTACAAACGGAGAGCGGAGAGTGGCGCAGACGTATGAACCACGAGCTACAGGCACTACTTGGAGAGATTCCCATTGTACGCCTGGCGAAAGTCGGGAGGTTACGGTGGGCCGGACATGTTGCGAGGATGCCGGACGACAGTGCAGTGAAATCCGTTCTCTTCAATGACTCCGCCGGCACCAGAAGTAAAGGTGCTCAACGTGCCAGGTGGCTCGACCAGATCGAAGCCGACTTGCGGGTGACGGGACGCTTACGAAATTGGCGACGAGTGGCCCAGGACCGAGTAGATTGTAGACGAATAATTGAGACAGCACGAGTCACCACGACTCTCAACTGA